In Bradysia coprophila strain Holo2 unplaced genomic scaffold, BU_Bcop_v1 contig_350, whole genome shotgun sequence, a genomic segment contains:
- the LOC119080912 gene encoding uncharacterized protein LOC119080912 isoform X2 produces the protein MIANNNPSIKLQKIPGNSASNMKLILVKDVQQDMFVCTTCSELEFMDDWESHQCIEVPIQEFDATMTAVVATYSDDELSNETPPVTTQITKINSRDMAIIKEQLAYSFGEMFPLDGFHDMGFTAMTKYLLNLGTTQGKINVRDVLGNQITLEEERKSLVATVKSTLKKVVAEEKLVFSCDIWSHPLHLRRCVTLSSHYIDENFTLHRNVLGTRIYNESEFDGSNLANYVTDILGEYTNTPSSILSNATIVTSKTDDSLKSFKNYGRLNCMCSILNEVVNHSLSLPCFQTEHVCKAIIIRLERQPPNEKNKSAVANLQLNDWFSIWHLFEAYQQYLETATTFKNIISGYEILYKFLSESRTASKLLSSNGEATISTVYLIKRKLIDVMRGYNTGSFRWPEYKDKLTSYAENVFEITDVHRITLFLDPRYKSLKFLSKEEREALHETVRGIIGEIFIPDKNVRALLKLGQHVAWVDANGLAEVDNYLNLTNISPDTNVLEFWKSRTDFPKLRTLAKEMLCIPAVSAAWECYFNKDKFNLSRRRLDLSVSEIDTTLLLNGFSFSGMFDEELKTLFEV, from the coding sequence ATGATTGCAAATAACAACCCATCCATAAAACTACAAAAAATACCGGGCAATTCGGCCAGCAACATGAAATTGATATTAGTGAAAGATGTACAGCAGGACATGTTTGTCTGTACGACATGTTCGGAATTAGAATTTATGGATGACTGGGAAAGTCACCAATGTATTGAGGTACCAATACAAGAATTCGACGCAACAATGACGGCGGTCGTGGCAACATACTCAGACGATGAGTTGTCTAATGAAACGCCGCCAGTAACAACACAAATCACTAAAATCAATTCTCGCGATATGGCAATCATAAAGGAGCAATTGGCTTACTCGTTTGGTGAAATGTTTCCGCTCGATGGATTTCACGATATGGGGTTCACGGCGATGACGAAATATCTACTGAATCTGGGCACCACGCAAGGAAAGATAAATGTCAGAGATGTCTTGGGAAACCAAATAACACTTGAAGAAGAACGAAAGTCACTAGTGGCTACGGTCAAGTCTACTTTAAAAAAGGTTGTGGCAGAAGAGAAGTTGGTTTTTTCTTGTGATATCTGGTCACATCCACTTCATTTGAGGCGATGCGTTACGCTATCCTCACACTATATAGATGAAAATTTTACTCTACATCGGAATGTGTTGGGAACACGAATTTACAATGAAAGTGAATTCGATGGCAGTAATTTGGCTAACTACGTTACGGACATATTGGGCGAGTATACAAATACTCCGTCGTCGATTTTATCAAATGCGACGATTGTAACAAGCAAAACAGATGATTCGTTAAAATCCTTCAAGAATTATGGTCGACTGAATTGTATGTGTAGCATACTCAACGAAGTTGTTAACCATTCATTGTCACTACCGTGCTTTCAAACAGAACATGTGTGCAAGGCAATCATAATACGACTGGAGAGACAGCCTCCGAATGAAAAGAATAAAAGTGCCGTTGCTAATTTACAACTGAACGACTGGTTTTCGATCTGGCATCTCTTCGAAGCTTATCAGCAATATTTGGAGACCGCGACaacattcaaaaatatcatatCCGGCTACGAAATTCTCTACAAATTTTTGTCAGAATCGCGGACTGCTTCAAAGTTACTCTCATCCAACGGCGAAGCAACCATAAGTACGGTTTACCtaataaaaaggaaattgataGACGTGATGCGTGGATATAATACCGGATCGTTTCGTTGGCCCGAATACAAAGATAAACTGACGTCGTAtgcggaaaatgttttcgaaataacTGACGTGCACCGAATCACACTTTTCTTGGATCCCAGATACAAATCGCTCAAATTTCTATCGAAAGAAGAAAGAGAAGCGCTGCACGAAACTGTTCGCGGGATAATCGGAGAAATATTCATTCCAGACAAAAATGTTAGAGCCTTATTGAAATTAGGTCAACATGTGGCCTGGGTGGATGCAAACGGTTTGGCCGAAGTGgacaattatttgaatttgacgAACATTTCACCAGACACAAACGTTCTGGAATTTTGGAAGTCGCGCACTGATTTTCCGAAACTAAGAACATTAGCCAAAGAGATGCTGTGTATTCCGGCAGTGTCGGCTGCATGGGAATGCTATTTCAATAAagacaaattcaatttgtcgAGAAGACGTTTAGATTTGAGTGTAAGCGAAATCGATACAACATTGTTGTTGAACGGATTTAGTTTTAGTGGGATGTTTGATGAAGAGCTTAAGACACTGTTTGAGGTCTAG
- the LOC119080912 gene encoding uncharacterized protein LOC119080912 isoform X1: MTKRRKIDGVPPTKPEVIVQQNRGIQKDTLKAMIANNNPSIKLQKIPGNSASNMKLILVKDVQQDMFVCTTCSELEFMDDWESHQCIEVPIQEFDATMTAVVATYSDDELSNETPPVTTQITKINSRDMAIIKEQLAYSFGEMFPLDGFHDMGFTAMTKYLLNLGTTQGKINVRDVLGNQITLEEERKSLVATVKSTLKKVVAEEKLVFSCDIWSHPLHLRRCVTLSSHYIDENFTLHRNVLGTRIYNESEFDGSNLANYVTDILGEYTNTPSSILSNATIVTSKTDDSLKSFKNYGRLNCMCSILNEVVNHSLSLPCFQTEHVCKAIIIRLERQPPNEKNKSAVANLQLNDWFSIWHLFEAYQQYLETATTFKNIISGYEILYKFLSESRTASKLLSSNGEATISTVYLIKRKLIDVMRGYNTGSFRWPEYKDKLTSYAENVFEITDVHRITLFLDPRYKSLKFLSKEEREALHETVRGIIGEIFIPDKNVRALLKLGQHVAWVDANGLAEVDNYLNLTNISPDTNVLEFWKSRTDFPKLRTLAKEMLCIPAVSAAWECYFNKDKFNLSRRRLDLSVSEIDTTLLLNGFSFSGMFDEELKTLFEV, from the exons atgacgaaacgaag gaaaattgaTGGCGTACCTCCGACTAAACCAGAAGTGATCGTTCAGCAAAATCGCGGTATACAAAAGGACACACTGAAAGCAATGATTGCAAATAACAACCCATCCATAAAACTACAAAAAATACCGGGCAATTCGGCCAGCAACATGAAATTGATATTAGTGAAAGATGTACAGCAGGACATGTTTGTCTGTACGACATGTTCGGAATTAGAATTTATGGATGACTGGGAAAGTCACCAATGTATTGAGGTACCAATACAAGAATTCGACGCAACAATGACGGCGGTCGTGGCAACATACTCAGACGATGAGTTGTCTAATGAAACGCCGCCAGTAACAACACAAATCACTAAAATCAATTCTCGCGATATGGCAATCATAAAGGAGCAATTGGCTTACTCGTTTGGTGAAATGTTTCCGCTCGATGGATTTCACGATATGGGGTTCACGGCGATGACGAAATATCTACTGAATCTGGGCACCACGCAAGGAAAGATAAATGTCAGAGATGTCTTGGGAAACCAAATAACACTTGAAGAAGAACGAAAGTCACTAGTGGCTACGGTCAAGTCTACTTTAAAAAAGGTTGTGGCAGAAGAGAAGTTGGTTTTTTCTTGTGATATCTGGTCACATCCACTTCATTTGAGGCGATGCGTTACGCTATCCTCACACTATATAGATGAAAATTTTACTCTACATCGGAATGTGTTGGGAACACGAATTTACAATGAAAGTGAATTCGATGGCAGTAATTTGGCTAACTACGTTACGGACATATTGGGCGAGTATACAAATACTCCGTCGTCGATTTTATCAAATGCGACGATTGTAACAAGCAAAACAGATGATTCGTTAAAATCCTTCAAGAATTATGGTCGACTGAATTGTATGTGTAGCATACTCAACGAAGTTGTTAACCATTCATTGTCACTACCGTGCTTTCAAACAGAACATGTGTGCAAGGCAATCATAATACGACTGGAGAGACAGCCTCCGAATGAAAAGAATAAAAGTGCCGTTGCTAATTTACAACTGAACGACTGGTTTTCGATCTGGCATCTCTTCGAAGCTTATCAGCAATATTTGGAGACCGCGACaacattcaaaaatatcatatCCGGCTACGAAATTCTCTACAAATTTTTGTCAGAATCGCGGACTGCTTCAAAGTTACTCTCATCCAACGGCGAAGCAACCATAAGTACGGTTTACCtaataaaaaggaaattgataGACGTGATGCGTGGATATAATACCGGATCGTTTCGTTGGCCCGAATACAAAGATAAACTGACGTCGTAtgcggaaaatgttttcgaaataacTGACGTGCACCGAATCACACTTTTCTTGGATCCCAGATACAAATCGCTCAAATTTCTATCGAAAGAAGAAAGAGAAGCGCTGCACGAAACTGTTCGCGGGATAATCGGAGAAATATTCATTCCAGACAAAAATGTTAGAGCCTTATTGAAATTAGGTCAACATGTGGCCTGGGTGGATGCAAACGGTTTGGCCGAAGTGgacaattatttgaatttgacgAACATTTCACCAGACACAAACGTTCTGGAATTTTGGAAGTCGCGCACTGATTTTCCGAAACTAAGAACATTAGCCAAAGAGATGCTGTGTATTCCGGCAGTGTCGGCTGCATGGGAATGCTATTTCAATAAagacaaattcaatttgtcgAGAAGACGTTTAGATTTGAGTGTAAGCGAAATCGATACAACATTGTTGTTGAACGGATTTAGTTTTAGTGGGATGTTTGATGAAGAGCTTAAGACACTGTTTGAGGTCTAG
- the LOC119080911 gene encoding uncharacterized protein LOC119080911, with protein MNKACFIDGCSAYKEKNTSFHRFPNDPKICKSWCESIIALNKQENAFSFRRNSYVCGHHFTSSDKYDCGGKTKLYRKAVPSLYPQNCETEPVHNDPRGSETEPVVAVEGGETNKILDESSNVPSDQEDFLGFNTDDLRREIIGRVEPENDTSLANPSDSNEIDDEIIFVENTVEVIEIDDEDDNEVPQPAHIEQDKKPLSKYEIQQMVISNHPQVQLVKPKLDWKSDQFRLVYINGKNQNYCTCTKCWELFDEINIDTVVRHAKCNPTPSVSPCGKRKKLNLENVTGQELDITGASREKVTTSKIQIIAACMDVQTSTFYQREKFLQFAQFLVDTGATYASANKHKFEYELKYEALCSFGGQLKDMQSSKIQSIFNDSTVDFSLSCEVWEDIFRSKTNISLELHYLDENFLSHRVVIGVRSISGIGIEDSIICDRILDILNIYTKENNGAEILERATAFVTSRRLDTESLRTTCFPSACSIINEVANGIINDNRLKIAEKCLHVIGWLNAVCTERITEFDARKWENIFELFKRFTNKKTSFIQRAVDATFPQDTSTLQLLEPFHSAIVQLTEAGNNITKVFGIYKQLENNLTPLECDERTVKLVKRKAVSLLRTAFADSETYQICMFLDPSNRDQYNSLESDKMDNLQSKIDLMINPHISKENGRVENDLMDFMDDNVTSQANQIDLFLQWSVPSKHNPYEFWRDNKQMPGLRALARKYFSIPSFVSRVECKFSKDAVEFLSKRSKLDVKDLEAILMMNSSEIDVDLINVK; from the exons ATGAACAAAGCTTGTTTTATTGACGGTTGCTCTGCATACAAGGAAAAGAATACGTCATTTCAtcg ATTTCCAAACGATCCGAAAATCTGCAAGAGTTGGTGTGAATCGATAATAGCACTTAACAAACAGGAAAATGCATTCAGTTTTCGTCGTAATTCGTACGTTTGCGGTCATCATTTCACAAGCAGTGACAAATACGATTGCGGCGGGAAAACTAAGCTCTACAGAAAGGCAGTTCCAAGTTTATATCCACAAAATTGTGAAAC AGAACCGGTGCACAATGACCCACGGGGATCCGAAACTGAGCCAGTTGTCGCAGTCGAGGGTGGTGAGACGAACAAAATCTTGGATGAAAGTTCGAATGTTCCATCGGACCAGGAAGATTTTCTCGGTTTCAATACAGATGATCTAAGGAGAGAAATTATTGGCAGAGTTGAGCCCGAAAACGATACTAGTCTCGCAAATCCATCGGATTCTAATGAAATTGAtgacgaaataatttttgtggaaaatactGTGGAGGTGATTGAAATCGACGACGAGGACGATAACGAG GTACCTCAACCGGCACACATTGAACAAGACAAAAAACCTCTTTCCAAGTATGAAATCCAACAAATGGTGATTTCAAACCATCCGCAAGTTCAATTGGTTAAGCCGAAACTAGATTGGAAATCGGACCAGTTTCGGTTGGTGTATATAAATgggaaaaatcaaaactaCTGCACCTGTACGAAATGCTGGGAGTTGTTCGATGAGATAAACATTGACACTGTAGTCAGACACGCTAAATGCAATCCCACTCCAAGTGTTTCTCCTTGCGGAAAAAGGAAGAAATTGAATCTGGAAAATGTTACCGGGCAAGAACTTGACATTACCGGTGCATCACGTGAGAAGGTCACAACTTCCAAGATTCAAATAATAGCAGCCTGTATGGATGTACAAACATCAACATTTTATCAACGAGAAAAATTCTTGCAATTTGCTCAATTTCTGGTCGATACTGGTGCAACTTATGCATCTGCGAACAAACATAAATTCGAGTACGAGCTGAAGTACGAGGCGTTGTGTTCATTCGGAGGCCAGCTAAAAGACATGCAATCGTCGAAaattcagtcaattttcaatgattcCACAGTTGATTTCTCATTATCGTGCGAGGTTTGGGAAGATATTTTCCGAAGCAAAACGAATATTTCATTGGAATTGCATTATTTGGATGAAAATTTCCTGAGCCACAGAGTCGTGATCGGTGTGCGATCGATTAGTGGTATCGGCATCGAGGACTCAATAATCTGTGATCGAATACTTGACATTCTGAACATTTACACAAAGGAAAACAACGGAGCAGAAATACTGGAAAGGGCTACCGCTTTTGTAACTTCAAGAAGATTGGATACTGAGTCGCTACGAACTACATGCTTTCCATCTGCTTGTAGCATAATCAACGAAGTAGCAAATGGAATTATTAATGATAATAGACTAAAAATTGCAGAGAAATGCCTTCATGTGATAGGATGGCTGAATGCAGTGTGTACAGAACGGATTACCGAATTTGATGCAAGAAAGTGGGAGAACATCTTCGAGCTCTTTAAACGatttaccaacaaaaaaacttcattcatTCAGCGAGCCGTCGACGCTACGTTTCCACAAGATACCTCTACTTTGCAGCTTTTAGAACCATTTCACAGTGCAATCGTCCAGCTAACTGAAGCTGGAAACAACATAACCAAAGTGTTTGGTATCTACAAGCAACTAGAAAATAATCTGACGCCACTTGAGTGCGATGAAAGGACTGTGAAATTAGTGAAACGTAAAGCCGTATCACTTCTACGAACAGCTTTTGCTGACTCCGAAACATACCAAATTTGTATGTTCCTAGATCCATCCAACCGAGACCAATACAATTCGCTTGAATCGGACAAAATGGATAATCTGCAGTCAAAAATAGATCTTATGATTAATCCGCACATCTCGAAGGAAAACGGTCGCGTTGAAAACGATTTGATGGATTTCATGGACGATAATGTAACGTCACAGGCGAATCAGATCGATCTGTTCTTACAATGGTCGGTGCCGAGCAAACACAATCCGTACGAGTTTTGGCGTGATAACAAGCAGATGCCTGGACTGAGAGCTCTAGCACGGAAATATTTCAGCATACCATCGTTTGTGTCCCGGGTGGaatgtaaattttcgaaagatgCTGTCGAATTTTTGTCGAAACGAAGTAAGTTAGACGTGAAAGACTTGGAAGCAATATTAATGATGAATTCATCAGAAATCGATGTAGATCTCATAAAcgttaaataa